In one Polynucleobacter sp. JS-JIR-5-A7 genomic region, the following are encoded:
- a CDS encoding class 1 fructose-bisphosphatase has protein sequence MSSSTHTNFKQYLATTKSQGVAIPVGLQDLLVAVVNTCSTLSHEVAQGALIGLLGSAGTGNVQGEVQQKLDIIANDLLIEGVKACKSLAGLASEEMELPVPVQGTGDYLLLFDPLDGSSNIDVNVSIGTIFSILKKQDPQAPLQTTDFLLSGRHQVAAGYVVYGPQTTMALTLGDGVVMFTLNKVTGEFLLIKDAVTISHSTKEFAINMSNMRHWADPVRRYVEECLAGVGGAREKDFNMRWIASMVADVHRVLSRGGVFMYPWDQREPHKPGKLRLMYEANPMSFLVEQAGGASTNGKDLIMDLQPTDLHERVSVMLGSKEEIDRLQHYHA, from the coding sequence TTGTCTTCCAGTACCCATACAAATTTCAAGCAATATCTAGCAACAACTAAATCTCAGGGCGTAGCAATTCCCGTTGGACTACAAGATTTGCTGGTTGCTGTTGTTAATACTTGTTCTACCTTAAGTCATGAAGTCGCTCAAGGAGCTTTAATTGGTTTATTAGGATCCGCAGGCACTGGTAATGTGCAAGGTGAAGTTCAGCAAAAGCTAGACATCATTGCCAACGATTTATTAATTGAGGGCGTTAAAGCTTGTAAGTCACTTGCTGGGCTGGCGTCTGAAGAAATGGAATTACCAGTGCCAGTGCAAGGTACCGGCGACTATCTTTTATTGTTTGATCCATTAGATGGCTCTTCCAACATCGATGTGAATGTGTCTATCGGCACGATCTTTTCAATTCTTAAAAAGCAAGATCCACAAGCGCCATTACAAACTACTGACTTTCTATTATCGGGTCGTCACCAAGTAGCGGCGGGTTATGTGGTGTATGGCCCTCAAACAACGATGGCTTTAACTTTGGGTGATGGCGTAGTGATGTTTACCTTAAATAAAGTGACCGGTGAGTTCTTGTTGATTAAAGATGCTGTCACGATTTCGCACTCTACTAAAGAATTTGCTATCAATATGTCTAATATGCGCCATTGGGCTGACCCAGTGCGCCGCTATGTAGAAGAGTGTTTAGCTGGTGTAGGTGGTGCGCGTGAAAAAGATTTTAATATGCGCTGGATTGCATCGATGGTGGCTGATGTGCATCGTGTTTTATCCCGTGGCGGTGTTTTTATGTACCCTTGGGATCAACGTGAGCCCCATAAACCTGGAAAATTGCGCTTAATGTATGAAGCTAATCCAATGAGCTTCTTGGTTGAACAAGCAGGTGGTGCGTCTACAAATGGTAAAGATCTGATTATGGATTTACAACCTACTGATTTGCATGAGCGTGTCTCCGTCATGCTGGGGTCTAAAGAAGAGATTGATCGCTTACAGCATTACCATGCATAA
- a CDS encoding type II toxin-antitoxin system VapC family toxin — MILLDTNICIYIINQKPPSVLERFKSFQSGEIGVSTIVAAELAYGVEKTNSIRNKQALNLFLAPMTIVPFDTNCIWTYATLRAQLEKQGQPIGSLDTMIAAQALALDLPLVTNNLKEFSRVSGLKLENWV; from the coding sequence TTGATTTTGCTAGACACCAATATTTGTATCTACATCATCAATCAAAAACCACCTAGCGTTCTAGAGCGTTTCAAATCATTTCAGTCTGGCGAGATTGGCGTATCCACCATTGTCGCTGCGGAGCTCGCTTATGGTGTAGAAAAAACAAATTCAATCAGAAATAAACAGGCACTCAATTTATTTCTAGCACCAATGACTATTGTTCCTTTTGATACCAACTGCATTTGGACCTATGCTACATTGCGCGCTCAGTTAGAGAAACAAGGGCAGCCCATTGGTTCGCTAGATACGATGATTGCAGCACAAGCGCTAGCATTAGACTTACCGCTAGTCACTAATAATCTCAAAGAGTTTTCAAGAGTTTCTGGCTTAAAGCTAGAAAACTGGGTTTGA
- a CDS encoding antitoxin, with the protein MDIAQIFKTGRSQAVRLPKEYRFTDSEVTVQHFAGGVLLLPKNGLFTAICASLDSFEPGLQLTRDQPEQQDRVEIAP; encoded by the coding sequence ATGGACATAGCCCAAATCTTCAAAACCGGTCGTAGCCAAGCGGTGCGACTTCCCAAGGAATATCGTTTTACAGATTCCGAAGTCACTGTGCAGCACTTTGCTGGCGGCGTCCTCCTCTTGCCAAAAAATGGTTTATTTACAGCAATTTGCGCATCTTTAGACAGTTTTGAGCCAGGACTGCAATTAACTCGTGACCAACCAGAGCAACAAGATCGGGTGGAGATTGCCCCTTGA
- the cphA gene encoding cyanophycin synthetase — MEITRIRMLRGPNLWSRHTALEAIVTCDPSERSIDAIPQFETKIRERFPQLGSMRRGGLTEPLSLAHALEHAALGLQAQAGCPVTFSRTVQTIDDGVYQVVVEYIEEVVGRMAFDFGFALIQATLNDAPFDLAAALSELEALYEDVRLGPSTGSIVDAALQRNIPFRRMTEGSMVQFGWGSKQKRIQAAETSDTSAIAEAIAQDKELTKNLLAAAGVSVPIGEVVTNVDDAWRAAQKIGGPIVLKPKDGNQGKGVVANIQTEEEVRAGFEVTQGFGRETIVERYLPGADYRLLVVGNRLSAAARREPAQVVGDGKHTVAELVEKENQNPLRGDGHATALTKIRFDDIALAHLASSGLTPQYVPKTGERVLLRNNANLSTGGTATDVTDDVHPDVAASAIAAAQMIGLDIAGVDILCESIYKPLEQQGGGIVEVNAAPGLRMHLKPSYGKGRPVGEDIINTMFPPGEDGRIPVVAVTGTNGKTTTVRLISHLLTETGLRVGMTGTDGVYINHRLIDTGDCSGPKSARNVLMHPDVDAAVLETARGGLLREGLGFDRCEVAVVTNIGEGDHLGLNYISSVEDLAILKRVIVQNVAPTGAAVLNGADPMVAKMGDKCSGRVIFFAQNQHHPVITAHRAKNKKVIFFDGTYIVASKGSRVMYRFPVSEIPLTQNGVLGFQIENAMAAIGAAWALGLDAEKIARGLNSFESTANAVPGRFNQFKHKGATVIADYGHNPDAMRALASAVESMKPKKSHVVISGAGDRRDEDIRDLTRILGNAFDNVILYQDACQRGREDGEVLKLLQEGLVGTTKAKQVKEIHGEFKAIDTALNEVAEGDVCLILIDQVEESLAYLKEKVKP; from the coding sequence TTGGAAATCACCCGTATTCGCATGCTACGTGGCCCCAATTTATGGAGCCGCCACACTGCCCTAGAAGCCATCGTTACTTGCGATCCTTCTGAGCGCTCGATTGATGCTATTCCCCAATTTGAAACGAAGATTCGTGAACGCTTTCCACAACTAGGAAGCATGCGTCGTGGTGGTTTAACTGAGCCCCTCTCATTAGCGCATGCGCTAGAACATGCTGCTCTGGGATTACAAGCTCAAGCAGGTTGTCCTGTGACTTTCAGTCGTACTGTTCAAACAATAGATGACGGCGTATATCAAGTAGTCGTGGAATACATCGAAGAAGTTGTTGGCCGCATGGCCTTTGATTTTGGTTTTGCATTGATTCAAGCAACCCTAAACGATGCTCCTTTTGATTTAGCTGCGGCTCTCTCAGAGTTAGAAGCTTTGTACGAAGATGTCCGCCTTGGACCAAGCACTGGCTCAATCGTTGATGCAGCACTTCAGCGTAACATTCCCTTCCGCCGTATGACCGAAGGCAGCATGGTGCAATTTGGCTGGGGCAGCAAACAAAAACGAATTCAGGCAGCAGAGACCAGTGACACCAGCGCTATTGCTGAAGCCATTGCACAAGATAAGGAACTTACCAAAAATCTCTTGGCTGCGGCTGGAGTATCTGTGCCGATTGGTGAAGTTGTGACTAATGTAGATGATGCATGGCGTGCTGCCCAAAAGATTGGTGGCCCGATTGTGCTCAAACCAAAAGATGGCAATCAAGGAAAAGGCGTAGTTGCCAATATCCAAACCGAAGAAGAAGTCCGTGCAGGCTTTGAAGTTACCCAAGGCTTTGGACGCGAGACGATCGTAGAGCGTTATCTTCCTGGTGCTGACTATCGCTTACTCGTCGTTGGCAATCGTTTGTCTGCTGCAGCCCGTCGTGAGCCTGCTCAAGTAGTTGGCGATGGCAAACACACTGTTGCAGAGCTGGTTGAAAAAGAAAATCAAAATCCATTGCGGGGCGATGGACATGCAACAGCATTAACCAAGATTCGCTTTGACGATATTGCATTAGCTCATCTAGCAAGCTCTGGACTCACACCACAATACGTTCCTAAAACTGGTGAGCGCGTGTTATTACGCAATAATGCCAACCTCAGTACCGGCGGCACTGCTACCGATGTTACCGATGATGTTCATCCTGACGTCGCTGCTAGTGCTATAGCGGCCGCCCAGATGATTGGTTTAGATATCGCCGGCGTAGATATCCTTTGCGAATCCATTTACAAACCTTTAGAACAACAAGGTGGCGGCATTGTTGAAGTCAATGCTGCCCCAGGATTGCGCATGCATTTAAAGCCCTCCTACGGCAAAGGCCGCCCTGTAGGAGAAGACATTATTAATACGATGTTCCCACCAGGCGAAGACGGTCGCATTCCAGTAGTTGCTGTGACGGGAACTAACGGCAAAACAACCACAGTCCGTTTAATATCCCACCTCCTCACCGAAACTGGTCTGAGGGTCGGCATGACTGGCACTGATGGCGTATATATCAATCATCGCCTGATTGATACCGGTGATTGCAGTGGTCCTAAAAGTGCGCGCAACGTATTAATGCATCCCGATGTCGATGCTGCTGTTCTAGAAACTGCTCGCGGCGGTTTATTGCGTGAGGGCTTGGGCTTTGATCGTTGTGAAGTCGCCGTAGTAACCAATATTGGTGAAGGCGACCACTTAGGATTGAACTATATCTCTAGCGTAGAAGATTTAGCGATCCTAAAACGGGTGATTGTGCAAAACGTAGCGCCAACTGGTGCGGCTGTTCTCAATGGAGCAGATCCTATGGTTGCCAAGATGGGTGATAAGTGCTCTGGACGGGTCATCTTCTTTGCCCAAAATCAACATCACCCCGTCATCACTGCGCATCGCGCCAAGAATAAGAAAGTTATCTTCTTTGATGGCACTTACATTGTTGCCTCCAAAGGATCGCGCGTAATGTATCGCTTCCCTGTAAGCGAAATCCCCCTCACCCAAAATGGCGTACTTGGTTTTCAGATTGAAAATGCTATGGCAGCCATAGGCGCTGCTTGGGCCTTAGGCCTTGATGCTGAGAAGATTGCGCGTGGCTTAAATAGCTTTGAGAGTACTGCCAACGCTGTACCAGGGCGCTTTAATCAATTCAAACACAAGGGAGCTACGGTAATTGCTGACTATGGTCACAACCCTGATGCGATGCGTGCTTTAGCAAGTGCCGTTGAATCTATGAAGCCCAAGAAAAGTCACGTGGTTATTAGTGGTGCCGGAGATCGTCGCGATGAAGACATTCGGGATCTCACGCGCATCTTGGGCAACGCTTTTGATAACGTCATCCTCTATCAAGATGCTTGCCAACGTGGTCGTGAAGATGGCGAAGTCTTAAAGCTTTTACAAGAGGGCTTAGTTGGCACTACGAAAGCCAAACAAGTGAAAGAGATCCATGGAGAATTCAAAGCAATTGATACTGCCTTGAATGAAGTTGCTGAAGGCGATGTTTGCTTGATTCTGATTGACCAAGTAGAAGAGTCTTTGGCCTACCTAAAGGAAAAGGTAAAGCCATAA
- a CDS encoding ABC transporter ATP-binding protein encodes MKPEILPFAPVLPSDWLSVLEGENSPIQSLEAALAWVELDLGADLHFERSLLLLTEEGLFWTDGAKFESWPASSREHLVHGDHAGVGHLKLETADALQRIWYFTLAVNPQVLRLQSSFRKLTHGAEQGRDDVSEYDRQVCPVCLSPKPANSDGCPTCDPEDDKPPSTWTLFKLWRFAKPYKNQLLLGFVLTLLSTGATLIPPYLTMPLMDHVLIPYERGNPIDFQLASMYLFALFGAAIIAWGLGWWKTYLLALVSERIGADLRNTTFEHLLKLSLEYFGGKRTGDLIARIGAETDRICVFLSLYALDFATDVLMITMTAAILFSIDPLLALVTLAPLPFIVWMIHVVRDRLRFGFEKIDRIWSEVTNILADTIPGIRVVKAFAQEDRELKRFVDSNKHNLQINDRVNRVWGLFSPTVTLLTETGLLVVWGFGIWQVAHQKVTVGVLIAFLAYIGRFYVRLDSMSRIVSHTQKAAAGAKRIFDILDHVSSVPEPINPAPLGPVSGRISMRGVGFRYGNRAVTKGIDLDIAPGEMIGLVGHSGSGKSTLVNLICRFYDVSSGSISLDGRDIRSIGIADYRKCIGLVLQEPFLFFGTIAENIAYGKPDATREEIIEAARAAHAHEFILRLPLGYDSLVGERGQSLSGGERQRISIARALLINPSILILDEATSSVDTTTEKEIQRALDNLVKGRTTIAIAHRLSTLRKADRLVVLDKGEIVEIGSHEHLMEAQGAYYTLYQAQLRHAAELVEGGAIGESLEESSEESKRDKQEEKREEKLQEIAKNIGGGV; translated from the coding sequence ATGAAGCCAGAAATCCTTCCTTTTGCCCCTGTGCTACCAAGTGATTGGCTGAGCGTTCTTGAGGGTGAGAATTCCCCCATTCAAAGCCTAGAGGCAGCACTGGCTTGGGTCGAGCTTGATTTGGGTGCTGACTTGCACTTTGAAAGAAGTCTACTTTTGCTCACTGAAGAAGGCTTATTTTGGACCGATGGTGCAAAGTTTGAATCTTGGCCCGCTAGCTCAAGAGAGCATCTCGTTCATGGCGATCATGCTGGTGTGGGTCATTTAAAGCTCGAAACAGCGGATGCGCTGCAAAGAATTTGGTATTTCACCTTGGCAGTCAATCCTCAGGTTTTGCGTTTGCAGTCCAGCTTCAGAAAACTGACCCATGGCGCTGAGCAGGGTCGGGACGATGTGAGTGAGTATGACAGGCAGGTTTGTCCTGTTTGCTTGAGCCCTAAACCGGCTAACTCTGATGGTTGTCCAACTTGCGATCCTGAAGATGACAAACCGCCATCAACTTGGACCTTGTTCAAATTATGGCGTTTTGCTAAGCCTTATAAAAATCAACTGTTACTCGGTTTTGTGCTGACACTGCTATCAACTGGCGCAACTCTGATTCCACCGTATTTAACGATGCCCCTGATGGATCATGTCTTGATTCCTTATGAGCGTGGTAATCCCATTGATTTTCAGTTAGCAAGCATGTATTTGTTTGCGCTATTTGGTGCGGCCATCATTGCTTGGGGATTGGGTTGGTGGAAAACTTATCTACTGGCTTTAGTAAGTGAACGTATTGGCGCAGATTTACGTAATACGACTTTCGAGCACTTACTCAAACTCTCGCTTGAGTACTTCGGTGGTAAGCGCACTGGTGACTTGATTGCACGTATTGGCGCAGAGACTGATCGCATCTGCGTCTTCTTGTCGCTATATGCATTGGACTTTGCGACTGATGTCCTCATGATTACGATGACCGCCGCTATCTTGTTCTCGATTGATCCTTTGCTGGCGCTAGTGACCTTAGCGCCATTGCCATTCATTGTGTGGATGATTCATGTTGTGCGCGATCGTTTGCGTTTTGGCTTTGAGAAGATTGATCGTATCTGGTCTGAAGTCACAAACATTTTGGCAGATACGATCCCAGGCATTCGGGTAGTCAAAGCGTTTGCGCAAGAAGATCGCGAGTTAAAGCGTTTTGTAGATTCTAATAAACACAATCTTCAAATTAACGATCGTGTAAATCGTGTTTGGGGTTTGTTCTCGCCAACCGTCACGCTCTTAACCGAGACTGGTTTATTAGTGGTGTGGGGTTTCGGTATCTGGCAAGTGGCACATCAGAAAGTCACCGTTGGTGTCTTGATTGCGTTTCTTGCATACATCGGCCGTTTTTATGTACGACTTGATTCAATGAGTCGTATTGTGTCGCACACCCAAAAAGCAGCTGCGGGTGCCAAGCGTATCTTTGATATTTTGGATCATGTCTCGAGCGTTCCTGAACCGATTAATCCCGCACCTCTGGGGCCTGTCAGTGGACGCATCTCGATGCGCGGCGTGGGTTTTCGCTATGGCAATCGTGCGGTAACTAAAGGTATTGATTTAGATATTGCTCCAGGTGAGATGATTGGTTTAGTAGGTCATAGCGGTTCAGGCAAGAGTACCTTGGTCAATTTGATTTGCCGTTTCTATGACGTGAGCTCTGGCTCTATATCCTTAGATGGGCGCGATATTCGTAGCATTGGTATTGCCGATTATCGCAAGTGTATTGGCCTGGTATTGCAAGAGCCATTCCTATTCTTTGGCACGATTGCAGAGAACATTGCTTACGGCAAGCCTGATGCTACTCGTGAAGAAATCATTGAAGCGGCACGTGCTGCCCATGCCCATGAATTTATTCTGCGCTTACCACTAGGCTATGACTCACTAGTGGGTGAGCGCGGTCAATCTTTATCTGGTGGTGAGCGTCAACGCATCTCGATTGCCCGTGCGCTCCTGATTAATCCAAGCATCTTGATTTTGGATGAGGCAACTTCATCCGTTGACACCACTACAGAAAAAGAAATTCAGCGCGCTTTAGATAACCTTGTTAAAGGTCGCACAACCATTGCGATTGCACATCGCTTATCAACACTCAGAAAGGCAGATCGCCTCGTGGTATTAGATAAGGGTGAGATTGTGGAGATCGGATCACACGAACATCTAATGGAAGCCCAAGGGGCTTACTACACTTTGTATCAAGCGCAGTTGCGTCATGCTGCAGAGTTAGTCGAGGGCGGCGCCATTGGAGAGAGTTTGGAAGAAAGCTCAGAAGAGAGTAAACGAGATAAGCAGGAAGAAAAACGAGAAGAGAAACTACAAGAGATTGCGAAAAATATTGGGGGCGGGGTATGA
- a CDS encoding DUF1854 domain-containing protein, whose protein sequence is MTQANQSAHQLKRDSLGRMIFVDAKGNTHIGVHPVRAFPITAPGAGVGIMDQSGKEVFWYPDVAAIPRDELAVIEGELAAREFMPVIERITKVSTFATPSIWDIDTDRGPTRIRLKGEEDIRRIAGNTLLIADSNGLQFLIKDSTQLDKLSKKLLDRFR, encoded by the coding sequence ATGACGCAAGCCAATCAATCTGCACATCAACTAAAGCGGGATTCTCTGGGTCGTATGATCTTCGTAGATGCTAAGGGCAATACGCATATTGGCGTGCATCCTGTAAGAGCATTTCCAATCACTGCTCCAGGTGCTGGAGTAGGCATCATGGATCAGTCTGGTAAAGAAGTATTTTGGTATCCCGATGTTGCTGCCATTCCAAGGGATGAGCTTGCTGTGATTGAAGGAGAATTGGCTGCGCGCGAATTTATGCCAGTGATTGAGAGAATTACCAAAGTCTCTACTTTTGCTACGCCCAGTATTTGGGATATTGATACAGACCGAGGCCCAACTCGCATTCGCCTGAAGGGTGAAGAAGATATTCGCAGAATTGCTGGTAATACTTTGTTAATTGCAGACTCCAATGGCCTGCAGTTTTTAATCAAAGACTCTACCCAGCTAGACAAGCTTAGCAAAAAGCTTTTAGACCGTTTCCGCTAG